A window of Massilia sp. NR 4-1 genomic DNA:
AGCCGTCGCAGATGCGGTTGATTTCCTCGGCCAGCAGATGGTCCGGCACCGTCTGCAAATCTTCTTCATGCCACCAGGATGCCATGCCATCGGGCGTTTGCAGATGCTGTTGCCACTGGCCGGCGGCGTCGCGGCGCAGCAGGATGCGCAGGCCATCGTGCTGGCGCAGCACGGCGCCGATGGCGGCGCGCAGATGCTGCGGCTGGTCTTGCGCCGTCAGCCGGTACAGGTGGCCGACATTGTAGTGGTTGACGTCGATGCGCTCGAACAGCCAGTAGTGCACCGGCAGCAGCGGGAAAGTATCGGCGTCCGGCGCGGCGGCTGCGGTGGGCGCACCCTCCGTGGCGGCGGCCTGCTGCTGGCGCACGCATTGTTCCAGCCGCGCCAGCGTGGGTTCGCCGATAAAATCGTCGATGGCGATTTCGACCTGGTAGGCATTCCCCACGTGCAGCAGCATGGCGATCAGCTGGATGGAGGAGCCGCCGCTGTCGGTAAAGCTGGCGCCGGCGGGAATCTCGTCCAGATCCAGCACCTTGCACCAGATGGCGCGCAAATTCTCTTGGATGTCCAAAGTATCTCCTGTCTTGTCGTATTCAGGCGGCGTTTGTCGCAGCCGCTTCCGGGGCGGGGGCGCTCAGGCTGTCGATCAGCTTGATGCGCCAGGCGCCATGCAGCCAGCGCCAGATGTTGTAGCCGCACTTCAGCGACTCGTCGAGCACCAGCAGCCAGAGCAGGGCGAAGAAGCCGGCCGACGGCCCGAAGAAATACACCAGCGGCGCCGAGATGGCCCAGGTGATCAGAATCCCCGCCACGGTCGGCCGCATGCCGTCGCCGGCCGTTTTCAGATTGGAGCCGATCACCATATTCACCGCCTTCACCGGTTCGGCCAGGGCCAGCGGCAGCAGGCTGGCGACGGCAATCGCCAGCACGGCGGCATCGGTGGTAAACAGCGTCAGCAACTGCTGGCCGAACAGCACGATGGGCAGGATCATGGCGACGACGATCAGCACGCTGTAGCGCAAGGCCTTGTAGATCAGTGATTCGACCGTTTGATAGCTGTTGGCGCCGATGTAGTTGCCGGCCAGGATTTGCGAGGTCACGGTGAAGGCCAGGCTCGGCACGATGCACAGCAGCAGGATATTCCCGCCGAGGACGCGCATGGTCAGCTCCGCCGGGCCGATGGCCGACACCATGCTGAGTACGAACATCAGGAACAGCTGCACCGACAGCGGTTCCAGCAGCGAGGGCACGGCCACCACGGTGCTGAGACGGGCGATCTTGCCGAAATCGGCCGACGGCCAGCTCAGGCGGATGGTGAAGCCCAGCTTGATCTTCTGCACCACGACCAGGAACACCAGCGCCGAGAACACGGCCAGGATGCTGACGCAAGCCACGCCCGTGACGCCGAAGCGGCCCAGGCCCCACAGGTTGTAGACCACGGCCGCATCGCCCGCAATATTCACCAGCAGGATGATGGCGGCGGCGCCGATATTGAACTTGACGATGCCGTACAGCGCATTCATCACCTGGAACAGATAGCGCGAACCGAGAATACCATAGCCGCAACCCATCAGCAGCAGGAACTGCTTGGCGATGGGCGCCACATTGTCGGGCAGGCCGATCAGGTCCACCATATAGGCGCTGCCGAAGTAGAACAGCAGGAATTGCAGCGCCGAGATCAGCAGCACCAGCAGCAGGGTGCTGTTGAAGATGCGTTTCGCCAGCGCGGTGTCGCCGCTGCCCAGTGCCTGGGCCGCCAGCGCCTTGGCGCTGGAATTCAGGCTGCCGTAGAAGACGTCGCAGAACACCAGGATCGGCAGCACGGCGCCCACCGCCAGCGCCGCTTCCAGCGAGATTTTGGAAAGGAAGAAGGCGTCCACCGCGGGCACCGAAAATCCGACCAGAAACTCGATCATGATGGGGATCGACAGGCCCCAGAATTCCTTCGTCATTTTGCTGTCGGTCTTGGTATTCATACTGTATCGGACTCGCTTGGTAAAAGTGGTGAATGGCGCGGCGCCATGTCAGGCTGCCTGTCCCAGACTGCGGAACAGGAAGGCGCGGGAAAACGCGGCCAGCGGCAGCGAGTAGTGTTCGGCGATGCGGTCGAACCATTGCATCGAATGCAGCGCCTGCTGCTGGACGCTGCCGACCGCTTCGCTGCGCTGCTGCTGGTAGCGGGCCAGTGCCTCGGGCAATGCGCCACCCTGGTGCAGGCTGTCGGCCAGGGCGATCGCATCCTCCACGGCCAGGCGGGTGCCGGAGCCGATCGAGAAATGCGCGGTGTGGGCGGCGTCGCCGATCAGCACCATCTGTTCGTGGTGCAGCGAGTCGCAGCGGATCTGCTCGAACTGGCGCCATTCATGCGGCGCGTCCGACAGGCCGGTCAGGCTGGCGTCGCCCAGCAGGGCGGCGAAGATGTCCTCCAGCCGCGCCAGGTCGGAGGACAGGGCGCGGCGGCCGAAACCGAAGCCGTCGAAAGTCTGCTGCGCGCACTCCACCACGAAGGTCGACTTGTCGGCGCTGAAGGGGTAGGCGTGCACCCACACCGGCCCGTGCGTGGTCTGCTGGAAGTCGAACACCATGCGGTCGAACGCCTTGTCGCAACCGAGCCAGATAAAGCGGTTGGCCGACTGCACCCGCGCGATGGGCGCCGCGGCGCCGATCTGCTCGCGGCAGCCGCTTTTGATGCCGTCCGAACCGACCAGCAGCTGGTAGCCGCCGGCCAGGTCGGCGGCGCTGGCCGGCGACGAGTAGTGGATGCGGCAGCCCAGCTCCACGGCGCGCGCGCGCAGCACTTCCACTAGCGCATGGCGGCCGGTGCTGCGGCCGAACTGGTTGGACAGCAGGCTGACCTCGCCTTTGTGGCGGATTTCGATCTGGTCCCAGCTCACGGCGCGCGCCAGAATGGCGGCATGGCTGGCCTCGTCCATCCGCTGCATGGCCTCCAGCATGGGTTCGCGCAGGATGATGCCCCAGCCCGAGTTGCGGTCTTCGCTGTCGCGTTCGAAGATCTCGATCGCGGCAGCCGGCTGGCGCCGTTTCATGGCGATGGCGAAATAGAGGGCGGCCACGCCGCCGCCGATGCAGGCGATCTTCATCAGGCGGCTACCGCTGGCGTGAGATCGAACTTGCTCAGCACCGCGCGCGAGACTTTGCCGTTATCGTTGCGCGGCAGGGTGTCGAGCGCGAGCAGCTGTTTCGGCAGGCTGTGTTTTTCGCAGACTTCGCCGAGGATGGCTTGCACGGCGGCGATGCCCTCCTCCTGGCCGCACTGTTTCGCGTCGATCACGCAGAACAGCACCGGCTCGGCCAGTTCGCCCCCGCCCTGGTGCGGCACCAGGGCGCATTCCAGCACTTGCGGCAGGCGGCGCTGGATTTCGCTTTCGATCGCCAGCGGCGTGACCCAGATGCCGTTCGATTTGAACAGATCGTCGCTGCGGCCGCGATAGGTATAGAAGCCTTCCGCATCGCGCGAGAACAGGTCGCCGGTGCAGCACCAGCCGTCGACGAATTTCTCGCCGCTTGCTTCCGGCTTGTTCCAATAGCCCAGGTTCGGATGGCGGCCTTTGACCCACAGGATGCCGTCGCCGTCCTGGCCTTGCGCGCTGGCTTCCAGCCTGACCTGGTAGCCGACCACCGGCCGGCCGGTGGCGCCGGCCTTGAGCGAGGAGGGCGCATTGGAGAGGAAGATATGGCCCATCTCGGTGCTGCCGATGCCGTCGTAGATCGGCAGGCCGAAGGCTTCCTGCCAGCGCTCGAAAATCGATTGCGGCAAGCCGGAACCGGCCGAGACGAAGACGGTGTCCTCGCTCAGATAAGGTTTCAGGCGCGCCGCGTGCGGCAGCAGTGCGGCGTACAGGGCCGGCGCGCAGAAGATGGCGCTGGGGCGGTGCGCCGCGATATTGCGCAGCACGGCGTAGTCGTTGCTGGGCATGGCGGAGTCGAGCACCGCGGTCGCGCCCAGCAGCAGGGGGAAGAAGAAGCTGGCGCCGAAGCCGTAGCCGAAGAACATCTTGGCGGCCGAGTAAAACACGTCGTCGGACGAGAAACCGTGGGTGCAGACCGCGAAGGCCTGGGTGTTTTCCAGCATGGTGACGCTGCAATGCTGCACGGCCTTGGGGCGGCCGGTGGTGCCGGACGTGTATTGCCAGAACGCGGCCTCGGTTTCGCCGATGTAGGTGAACTCGAAGGCGCAGTGCTGCTGCGTCAACGCGCTCAGATGCAGCAGGTCGGCCGCCTCATGGCCGGTTGGGGCCGGAACAGCCGTGGCATAGCTGTCCTGCAGCAGCAGGCGGGGCGGGGTGGCGGCGTCTGCGCACACGGCGCGCACCGTGTCCAGATTGTCGGTTTCGCAGGCCAGCAGGCTGGCGCCGCTGTCGGCGACGATATGGCTCAGCGAATCGCGCGACAGCTTCGGATTGATCACCACGGGAATGGCGCCGATCGACAGGGCTGCCAGGAAGATTTCGCTGACGGCGGGCGAGTCGTACAGGCTGATCACGATGCGCTGGCGCGAGACCAGGCCCAGTCCGCGCAGGGCCTGGGCCAGACTGGCGGAGCGCTGGAACAGGCTGGAATAGCTCAGGCCGGTATTGTTGTACAGATAAGCGTTTTTGCGTAAATCCCTTTGGCGGGAAACGATTTCCCGGGCCAGATTGGCTTGCGTCATGGTATTCCTCCAGGCGTGAATTAAGCGGTGGCGAAGAAATTCTTGCGAATCAAATTCACGGTTCGCAAGTTATCCATGGAAAGCTCTTCCAATTCGATGGCCCGATTGCGGATTTTTTCGATCACAATCACCAGCGCCATGATTTTCAGCGAATCGAGCACGCCCGTTTCGACCAGGTCCAGGTCGTCTTCAATGACAATATCCGGAAATTTATTCTGTTCGCGCAGATAATCGCGCACCTGCGCGATGGAGTTTTCAATAGTCATAGGTCAGCCCAAAAAAACGATTAGATGGAAGCCAGCAGCAGGCAGGCGCAATGGCCATTGCCGTCGGATTGCAGCAGCAGCAGCTCTGGATTGGTTGTGGCGGTTTGGCTTGAATAATCGATCAGATTAATCATGCTGTCGCATACATGACAATGGGCGATGCGGGCCACATTGTCGGTGTAGAGCTGCGCAGCTTTGAATCCGCTGCGCGCATCCCGAATTTTTTTGATGGGAAGGAAGATATTGTTGTTGAATACGCGGCTGATATCGCTTCTGCCCAGCTTGTTTCTTTCCAGCAGAGCGTCCAGTGTTTGCGTTTGCAGCTGGCTCTTGTCGTTCAGCGTGATGCCGCTGGCGAACTCATTCAGATCCAGACGCTGTATCGCATCCACCACCCGGTATTGCGCATGGGCGCCGTCGGCGCGCAGTACGACGGCGCAGGCGGCGTCGCCGAACAGGGCAAAGGAGGAAAAGCGCTGCATGCCCGGCGTCATACTGCCCAGGCCGATCACGAGGATATTCTCCAGCTCGCCGGACGCGATGCGCGCCGCCGCCAGCCGCACGGCCGACAGATAGGAGGCGCAGCCGTTCAGGGTAGCGCTTTCCAGCAAGGCATTGCCGCAGCCCAGGGTTTGCAGCACCTGGCCAAGCCGTGGCGCCAGCTCGTTGGGATTTTCCGGAAAGGAGGCGGCGGCAAATACCACCAGTTGTATGTCGGCGGCCGGCACGGCGCTGGCGGCCAGGGCTGTTTGCGCGGCTTGCAGACTGAGTTGATAAATATCGGCGGTTTCATAATAGCTGCCCCAACCCCACAGTTCGGGGAAATTGGCGTTGCCCAGAGCAACCAAAGCCTGTTCGAAACCATCGGCTTGTTTGAATGTTTTTTCTGCCTCACCCAGCACGTATGAGGCGCCCGAAAGGTATGCGTCTCTTTTCATTTTTTATTTTCCCTGATGTCACGATGGAATATCAGGCAAGCGACGCGTAATCGATTTCAAGGAATGCGCTGACTTCGGGAATCCAGCGTTCCTTTACCAGCGTTTGATGCACTGGGTGGTGGGTATAACGGTCGTAATCCTCCTGCGAGGCGAATTCCATCGAAATGCCAAAATCATAGTTGTTTTGCTTGCTGGTTTGGCGCAGGCATTTGAAATTCTGTACGCCGGGAATATCGGAAAATTTGAAAGTGTCGGCCAAAAACTCTTTTTCCTCGGGCGATCCCGGTGAATGCTTGAGCTTGAAAACAATGGTGTGTTGAATCATTTCGTTCCTCTAGGAAGTTTTGGAAAGAATGAGTTAATGAGCAGACAGAATTGTCATAAACAAATTCGTAAAGGCTTCTACTGCTATTACTAAGTGTTTCAAATTCGGCAACGAGAGTAAGTGGCAAAAGATTAGGCGTCAACTGGTTTCATGATTCGCGCTTTTGCAACAGTACCAATAAAATGAATCAAAATAACTCTCATAAAGATAGTTATTTTGACAACGGGCGAAATGAGGGAATTTGGGCGCCGTAGTGGTCGATGGTGGATTGATACCACTTTGATGCCGGTAAGTAAGTGGTATTAGGTGGCCTTGCGCTGCGGCGATTTTATGCAAGCGCTAAAATTCGCTGTTCCTTTATCGTTACGCAGGGTTGGGTTTATGTTTGAGATTCGCAAATCGCAGCCGGGCGACGCGTCCGTGCTGGCCGAAGTCTGGCGCCGTTCCGTCAGGGCCACCCATCATTTCCTGTCGGAGGAGGATTTCCGCCAGATCGACATTCTCGTCAGCCAGCAATATCTGCCGCAGGCGGATTTATGGCTGGCGGTGGACGGCGCGGGCGCGCCTGTGGCTTTCCTCGGTTTGAGCGGCACGCATGTGGATAGCCTGTTTGTCGATCCCGCCGTGCGTGGCCAGGGCATCGGCAAGTTGCTGCTGGCCCATGTCGGCCAGATGCCGCAAGCGCTGACGGTCGACGTCAATGAGCAGAACGGACAGGCGGTGAGCTTCTATCTGAAACAGGGGTTTGTGCAGATCGGCCGCTCCGCCACCGATAGCGATGGCCGCCCCTATCCGCTGCTGCATCTGCGCCGCGCGGCGCCGCCCGCGCTGCCGCCAGTGAGGGAAATCAGTGTGCGCCTTGCCGCGCCGGCCGATATTCCCACCCTCTTCGCTGTGCGCACCAGCGTGCTGCAAAACCATCTGTCGCGCAGCCAGATGCTGGAATGGGGCGTCACGCCTGAGACGACCCGGCAACTGATGGCGCAGTCTCCCTGTATCTGGGTGGGCGAAGTGAATGGCGAGGTGGTGGCCTTCGCCACGGCCGATGTCGAAGGCGGCTCGGTGTTTGCGATGTTTATCCGCCCCGGCTTCGAAGGACTGGGCCTGGGGCGGCGGCTGATGGCGGAAGTGGAAGCCCTGCTGTTCCGCCATCATGAGTTGATCTGGCTTGAAACCGATGGCCGCGACCCGGTGCGCGCCAACGGTTTCTACCTCAAGCTGGGCTGGACCCTGGCGGCCGAGCTGGAAGAGGGCGATGTGCGCTACGAGAAGCGCCGTCCCGCTTAAAAGTCCGTGGTCACCGAGAGGTTGACGGTGCGCGGCGCGCCCAGCGCCGCCATGCCGGAGAAATAGGCGCTGCCCCAGTAGTTCTTGTTGAAGACGTTCTGCACGCCGGCGCGCACCACGGTGCGCTTGCCGCCGATGCGGCTCTCATAGCGCGCGCCGATGTCCCAGCGTTGCCAGGCCGGCAGGGTCAGGCGGTTTTCTTCGCTCAGGAACAGGCGGCCGGTGCGTTCCAGGCGCGCATTCAGCGTCAGGCCGGGCAGCCAATGGCTGTCCCATTCGCCGCCCAGCACAAAGCGCCAGCGCGGCACGCCGAAAGCCGTGTGGCCGTCGTACAAGCCGTCTTCCGTCTTCAGCAGCTTGGCCTGGGTGTAGGCCAGTCCGCCCAGCAGGCGCAGGCCGGGCTGCAACTGTCCAAAGGTATTCCATTCAACGCCGCGGTTGCGCTGGCGGCCATCGTCCTTATAGATCGACGTGGCGGGATTGCGTAGCAAGGTTGGCTGGGTGATCTGGTAGAAGCTCAGGGTTTGCGTGATCTGGCCCAGATCCCATTTGCCGCCGACTTCGTACTGGCGGGTCTTATAGGGCGCGAACACGGCGCGGTAATTGGCCGCCGTTTCGTCCGTGACGGTGTCGCCCTTGCTCAAGCCTTCGATATAGTTGGCGTACAGGGCCAATTGCGGCAGCGGCTTGAACACCAGGCCGGCCATCGGCGTCACAGCCTTCTCGTCGTAGCTGTCCTGGGTGCTGCGCTGGCCCGCCTCGTCGTAGCTGTAGTTATCGGTCTGCACGCGCTGGCTGCGGGCGCCGATGGTCAGGCGCAGGCGTTGGCCCAGCATGGACAGGGTATCGGCCAGCACCACGCTCGATAAGGTGGATGCCGTATCGCGTGGCGGCCTGGCCGGCGCATCGGGAATCAGGGCCGGACCGGGTGAATAGATATTCGAGCTGAATTCATCGCCAAAGCCGACGGCGGTGCCGCCTTCGCTATACAGGCGCGCCACGCCGAAGGTCCATTGGTGTTTGACCGTGCCGGTGGCGAATTTGCCGTGCAGGCCGGCGTCGGCCGATACGGTGTTTTCGTAGCCGCTGACCGAGCGCGCCGCGTCGGTGAAATTGCCGCCGGCATCGGCCACCGGACCAAAGCCCAGATGGCCGGAACGGCGGTTCTGGCGCCGACCCAGGCTGGCGTAAGTCGCCGCGTTGTCGCTGATTTCGTATTCGCCGCGCAGCACCAGGCCATTGTCGCGGAAGCGCGAGTAAGCGCCGGGCAGCAGATTGGTTTTGGCGTCGGGCGCTGTCAGCACGTCGCCGGCAAAGCGGGCGAACAGGCCGGAGCCGCCGCGCATATCCTGGCCGGTATGAAAGACGTCGAGCGAGAGCGACAGTTTTTCGCCCCGATAATCGAGCGCGATGGAAGCCATCTGCTCGCGCTGCCTGCGGCCATCCAGGCTGGAGTCGCCGTTGGAATGCAGGCCGTTGACGCGCACGCCCCAGGCATTGTTCGTGCCGAAGCGGCGGCCGATATCGGCGCGCAGGCCGAATTGCGCATCCGATTCATAGCTCAGGCCCAGGCGCGTCAGCGGCGCGTCGGCCGCGCGTTTGGGCACCACATTGATGCCGCCGCCCACGCTGCCGGTGGGCGACATGCCGTTCACCAGCGCATTTGGTCCTTTCAGCACTTCGATGCGCTCATACATCTCCACCGGAATCTGCTGCGGCGGCAGCACGCCATACAGGCCGTTCAGCGAAACGTCGGCACTGTCGATGGCGAAGCCCCGTATCATCATGTTCTCGTAGGGGAAACCCGGCGGCACGATGACGCGCACCGAGGGATCGTTGGACACCACATCGCCGATGGTGCGCGCCTGCTGGTCTTCCGCCAGCTGGGCAGTGTAGCTGACCTGGCTGAAAGGCGCATCGAGCATGCTGGCATTCCCCAGCACACCGAGACGTCCGCCGCGCGCCACCTGGCCGCCGGCATACGTTGCCGCCAGCTCCTCCAGCAGGCCGCCTTCGGCCGTCACCGTCACGGCTGGCAGCACCGCTTCGGGCGCGGCCGCCGCGCTGGTGCTGGACGCGGCAGCGGCGGGCAGGCGCTGAATCAGATAGCCGCCGTTGTCCTGCCGCAGCGCTTGCAGGCCGGTGCCGGCCAGCAGCGCATGCAGCGCGCCCGCCACCGCATAACTGCCGTTCAAGCCCTGGCTTTGCACGCCCGCTGTCAGTTCGGTGGAAAAAGCGAGGATGATGCCCGCCTCGCGGCCCAGGCGCTGCAAAGCCGCCGTCAGGGAACCGGCCGGGATGCTGTAGCTGCGCGTTGCCTCGGCCTGCTGCTGTGTGCCGGCGACGGAGTGGGCCATGGCGCCGCTGGGCAGGGCGCACATGCCAAGCAGGGCGAGGGCCACGGTGCGGGCGAGCAGGGCATGGCGGGGATGCGCGCTCGCCGCGCCAGGTTGAAGGCGGTGCTGGAGGCCGGACTGGCTCATTCGGTTTTCCTTTCAATGCGGGTGGATGGCTTCTATCCTGTATGCCCAGCGAGATTGGAAAAGGGATCAGTGCGGACGGATTATTTTTCAGCCACGCGCGGAGCGTGGCGCCAGCGTGACCCAATAGCGCGTCATGTAATTGACTTGTAGCGGCAGCGCCTTGCCCAGCATATCGAGGACCTTGCCGGTATCGGCCAGCGGATAGGTGCCCGTGACCTTGAGCGCGGCGATGGCCGGATCGACCGCCAGACGGCCATGGCGATAGCGCGCCAGCGCGGCCACGAAGCGCTCCAGCGGCATATCCGTTGCCACCAGCATGCCTTGCAGCCAAGCGGTCGCATTCTCGTCGGCCGCTTCCAGCAGGCTGACGGCGGCATCGCTGAAATGCAGCTTCTGGCCGGCCTGCAAGCGCTGCGGCGGCGCGTCCAGCGGCCGCACTTCCACCGCGCCTTCATAGACGGCGACTTCGGTCTGCCTGCAGCCCGCCCGGCTCACGCTGAAGCGCGTGCCCAGCGCCTGCAGGCGGCCATGGCCGGTATACACGTAGAAGGGGCGCTCGGCCACGTCCTTGGCCGTTGTCACCAGGATTTCGCCATCGATCAGGCGCAGCACGCGCTCGCTGCCGCTGTAATCGATATCGATGGCCGAACTGGCATTCATCTCCACGATGGTGCCGTCGGCCAGGGCCAGGCTGGTGCGCTGGCCGGTGCCGGTGCGGCGGTCCGCGCTCCATTGCCGCCATGCGGCCTGCTCTTCCAGCATCCACGCCGCGCCGCCAGCAAACAGCGCCACCGCCAGCGCCTGCACGGCGTGCCGCCGCGCGGCCGAGCGCGGAGCGGCCAGCGTCGCCTGCGCCAGGGCGGGTGGCAGCTGCTCCAGGCGGGCGCTGAATGCCGCCACTTTCTG
This region includes:
- a CDS encoding MATE family efflux transporter codes for the protein MNTKTDSKMTKEFWGLSIPIMIEFLVGFSVPAVDAFFLSKISLEAALAVGAVLPILVFCDVFYGSLNSSAKALAAQALGSGDTALAKRIFNSTLLLVLLISALQFLLFYFGSAYMVDLIGLPDNVAPIAKQFLLLMGCGYGILGSRYLFQVMNALYGIVKFNIGAAAIILLVNIAGDAAVVYNLWGLGRFGVTGVACVSILAVFSALVFLVVVQKIKLGFTIRLSWPSADFGKIARLSTVVAVPSLLEPLSVQLFLMFVLSMVSAIGPAELTMRVLGGNILLLCIVPSLAFTVTSQILAGNYIGANSYQTVESLIYKALRYSVLIVVAMILPIVLFGQQLLTLFTTDAAVLAIAVASLLPLALAEPVKAVNMVIGSNLKTAGDGMRPTVAGILITWAISAPLVYFFGPSAGFFALLWLLVLDESLKCGYNIWRWLHGAWRIKLIDSLSAPAPEAAATNAA
- a CDS encoding FAD-dependent monooxygenase, producing the protein MKIACIGGGVAALYFAIAMKRRQPAAAIEIFERDSEDRNSGWGIILREPMLEAMQRMDEASHAAILARAVSWDQIEIRHKGEVSLLSNQFGRSTGRHALVEVLRARAVELGCRIHYSSPASAADLAGGYQLLVGSDGIKSGCREQIGAAAPIARVQSANRFIWLGCDKAFDRMVFDFQQTTHGPVWVHAYPFSADKSTFVVECAQQTFDGFGFGRRALSSDLARLEDIFAALLGDASLTGLSDAPHEWRQFEQIRCDSLHHEQMVLIGDAAHTAHFSIGSGTRLAVEDAIALADSLHQGGALPEALARYQQQRSEAVGSVQQQALHSMQWFDRIAEHYSLPLAAFSRAFLFRSLGQAA
- a CDS encoding AMP-binding protein is translated as MTQANLAREIVSRQRDLRKNAYLYNNTGLSYSSLFQRSASLAQALRGLGLVSRQRIVISLYDSPAVSEIFLAALSIGAIPVVINPKLSRDSLSHIVADSGASLLACETDNLDTVRAVCADAATPPRLLLQDSYATAVPAPTGHEAADLLHLSALTQQHCAFEFTYIGETEAAFWQYTSGTTGRPKAVQHCSVTMLENTQAFAVCTHGFSSDDVFYSAAKMFFGYGFGASFFFPLLLGATAVLDSAMPSNDYAVLRNIAAHRPSAIFCAPALYAALLPHAARLKPYLSEDTVFVSAGSGLPQSIFERWQEAFGLPIYDGIGSTEMGHIFLSNAPSSLKAGATGRPVVGYQVRLEASAQGQDGDGILWVKGRHPNLGYWNKPEASGEKFVDGWCCTGDLFSRDAEGFYTYRGRSDDLFKSNGIWVTPLAIESEIQRRLPQVLECALVPHQGGGELAEPVLFCVIDAKQCGQEEGIAAVQAILGEVCEKHSLPKQLLALDTLPRNDNGKVSRAVLSKFDLTPAVAA
- a CDS encoding phosphopantetheine-binding protein, which translates into the protein MTIENSIAQVRDYLREQNKFPDIVIEDDLDLVETGVLDSLKIMALVIVIEKIRNRAIELEELSMDNLRTVNLIRKNFFATA
- a CDS encoding Dabb family protein produces the protein MIQHTIVFKLKHSPGSPEEKEFLADTFKFSDIPGVQNFKCLRQTSKQNNYDFGISMEFASQEDYDRYTHHPVHQTLVKERWIPEVSAFLEIDYASLA
- a CDS encoding acetyltransferase — its product is MFEIRKSQPGDASVLAEVWRRSVRATHHFLSEEDFRQIDILVSQQYLPQADLWLAVDGAGAPVAFLGLSGTHVDSLFVDPAVRGQGIGKLLLAHVGQMPQALTVDVNEQNGQAVSFYLKQGFVQIGRSATDSDGRPYPLLHLRRAAPPALPPVREISVRLAAPADIPTLFAVRTSVLQNHLSRSQMLEWGVTPETTRQLMAQSPCIWVGEVNGEVVAFATADVEGGSVFAMFIRPGFEGLGLGRRLMAEVEALLFRHHELIWLETDGRDPVRANGFYLKLGWTLAAELEEGDVRYEKRRPA
- a CDS encoding TonB-dependent receptor, producing the protein MSQSGLQHRLQPGAASAHPRHALLARTVALALLGMCALPSGAMAHSVAGTQQQAEATRSYSIPAGSLTAALQRLGREAGIILAFSTELTAGVQSQGLNGSYAVAGALHALLAGTGLQALRQDNGGYLIQRLPAAAASSTSAAAAPEAVLPAVTVTAEGGLLEELAATYAGGQVARGGRLGVLGNASMLDAPFSQVSYTAQLAEDQQARTIGDVVSNDPSVRVIVPPGFPYENMMIRGFAIDSADVSLNGLYGVLPPQQIPVEMYERIEVLKGPNALVNGMSPTGSVGGGINVVPKRAADAPLTRLGLSYESDAQFGLRADIGRRFGTNNAWGVRVNGLHSNGDSSLDGRRQREQMASIALDYRGEKLSLSLDVFHTGQDMRGGSGLFARFAGDVLTAPDAKTNLLPGAYSRFRDNGLVLRGEYEISDNAATYASLGRRQNRRSGHLGFGPVADAGGNFTDAARSVSGYENTVSADAGLHGKFATGTVKHQWTFGVARLYSEGGTAVGFGDEFSSNIYSPGPALIPDAPARPPRDTASTLSSVVLADTLSMLGQRLRLTIGARSQRVQTDNYSYDEAGQRSTQDSYDEKAVTPMAGLVFKPLPQLALYANYIEGLSKGDTVTDETAANYRAVFAPYKTRQYEVGGKWDLGQITQTLSFYQITQPTLLRNPATSIYKDDGRQRNRGVEWNTFGQLQPGLRLLGGLAYTQAKLLKTEDGLYDGHTAFGVPRWRFVLGGEWDSHWLPGLTLNARLERTGRLFLSEENRLTLPAWQRWDIGARYESRIGGKRTVVRAGVQNVFNKNYWGSAYFSGMAALGAPRTVNLSVTTDF
- a CDS encoding FecR domain-containing protein → METILSSTIPAEVRLQAASWLVELQSEQASDATRSAWQAWRAAHQDHERAWQKVAAFSARLEQLPPALAQATLAAPRSAARRHAVQALAVALFAGGAAWMLEEQAAWRQWSADRRTGTGQRTSLALADGTIVEMNASSAIDIDYSGSERVLRLIDGEILVTTAKDVAERPFYVYTGHGRLQALGTRFSVSRAGCRQTEVAVYEGAVEVRPLDAPPQRLQAGQKLHFSDAAVSLLEAADENATAWLQGMLVATDMPLERFVAALARYRHGRLAVDPAIAALKVTGTYPLADTGKVLDMLGKALPLQVNYMTRYWVTLAPRSARG